Proteins encoded by one window of Kwoniella dejecticola CBS 10117 chromosome 9, complete sequence:
- a CDS encoding T-complex protein 1, zeta subunit, which produces MSSSIELINPRAESVRRTQALQVNTAGAVGLANVVKSNLGPRGTIKMLVDGSGQIKMTKDGKVLLSEMQIQNPTAAMIARTAVAQDEQVGDGTTSVVLLVGELLKQADRYIQEGVHPRVLGEGFDLAKKEALKFLDQFKQTPTLDRSNLISVAHTSLSTKLHSKLAQKLSADVVDAVLAIQPPVNEDGKRDPIDLHMIEVMKMQHKTDTDTTLIRGLVLDHGARHPDMPKRVENAFVLSLNVSLEYEKTEVNSGFFYSSAEQREKLVESERRFIDLRLKKIVEFKNQVCDTAVGETTEKPKNFVIINQKGIDPMSLDILAKNGIFALRRAKRRNMERLQFACGGIAQNSVDDLTPDILGWAGLVYEHTLGEEKYTFVEDVKEPKSVTMLIKGPNAHTMTQIQDALRDGFRSVKNAIEDNSLIPGAGAFEVACSAHLVKELKSTKGRAKLGVLAFAEALLVIPKTLASNGGFDVQDSIVSLQQEQEETEDPVGLDLKSGEPINPVSEGIWDNYRVKRQMLHGAATIGVNLLNVDEVLRAGRSSLKPEGPGP; this is translated from the exons ATGTCAAGCAGTATAGAGCTCATCAACCCTCGAGCGGAGAGCGTTCGTCGGACGCAGGCATTACAGGTCAACACG GCCGGAGCAGTGGGTTTGGCAAATGTAGTCAAGTCGAATCTCG GTCCGAGGGGTACGATAAAGATGCTTGTGGATGGATCCGGACAAATCAAAATGACCAAG GATGGAAAAGTGTTACTTTCAGAAATGCAGATCCAA AACCCAACAGCAGCTATGATTGCTCGAACGGCCGTTGCGCAAGATGAACAAGTCGGAGACGGTACGACTTCTGTGGTGCTGCTCGTCGGTGAGCTGTTGAAGCAGGCAGATAGGTATATCCAGGAGGGCGTGCATCCTCGAGTACTGGGAGAAGGGTTTGACCTGGCCAAGAAGGAGGCTTTGAAG TTCTTGGATCAATTCAAGCAAACACCGACCCTGGACAGGTCCAACCTGATCTCCGTGGCGCACACTTCGCTCTCTACCAAACTGCACTCTAAGCTCGCTCAGAAATTATCAGCAGATGTGGTTGACGCTGTTCTAGCGATTCAACCTCCGGTCAACGAGGATGGAAAGAGGGATCCGATTGATTTGCATATGATTGAAGTTATGAAGATGCAGCACAAGACGGATACCGATACGACTCTGATCCGAGGATTGGTGCTGGATCACGGAGCTAGACACCCCGATATGCCGAAGAGGGTGGAGAATGCGTTTGTGTTGAGTTTGAACGTTTCCTTGGAATACGAGAAGAC CGAGGTCAACTCAGGATTCTTCTACTCCTCAGCCGAACAACGTGAAAAGCTCGTCGAATCCGAAAGGCGATTCATCGATCTGAGATTAAAGAAGATTGTCGAGTTCAAAAACCAAGTATGTGATACCGCCGTAGGGGAAACTACAGAGAAACCCAAGaatttcgtcatcatcaaccaaaAAGGTATCGACCCTATGTCATTGGATATCTTGGCTAAGAACGGTATTTTCGCTCTTCGACGAGCTAAGCGAAGGAATATGGAACGACTCCAATTCGCCTGTGGAGGTATCGCCCAGAACTCGGTGGATGATTTGACCCCTGATATCCTCGGTTGGGCTGGTCTAGTGTACGAACACACTTTGGGAGAGGAAAAGTACACATTCGtagaggatgtcaaggagcCTAAATCAGTGACTATGCTcatcaagg GTCCCAATGCACACACTATGACTCAAATCCAAGATGCTCTTCGAGATGGATTCAGATCAGTGAAGAATGCTATTGAAGATAACAGTCTGATCCCGGGTGCTGGAGCTTTCGAAGTGGCTTGTTCGGCGCACTTGGTCAAGGAATTGAAATCGACCAAGGGAAGAGCCAAATTAGGTGTTTTAGCTTTTGCTGAAGCTTTGTTGGTCATTCCGAAAACGCTGGCTTCGAACGGTGGTTTCGATGTGCAAGATTCGATTGTGTCGTTGCAACAGGAACAAGAGGAGACTGAGGATCCGGTTGGCTTGGACCTGAAATCTGGTGAACCGATCAATCCTGTCTCGGAGGGTATCTGGGATAATTACAGGGTCAAGAGACAAATGTTACACGGAGC TGCCACGATCGGGGTCAATCTGTTGAATGTCGATGAAGTGCTGAGAGCAGGCAGATCctc CTTGAAACCTGAAGGACCCGGTCCATAG